Within the Telopea speciosissima isolate NSW1024214 ecotype Mountain lineage chromosome 4, Tspe_v1, whole genome shotgun sequence genome, the region agagtgagaggagagagggagagagagagaatgagatagcaagatagagagcgagagagatatGAGATCGTGTTTTGTTGTTCTTACCTTGAAGGCGGAGTTGCGGTAGAGGTCTCCTCCtctgctccttctcttctccttctcttccccttctcttcccaaCGTTTGATCGCAAGGTTGTATCCCCAAACCAAGACCTTCATGGATTTTCACGGGTTTTAGTTGATTTTTGCTTTTGCCTAGTCGTTTCGTTCTTTACAGACGTATGCGAGGCGGTCtataaagaacgttcttttggcaAAGATTCtctccggttcgttctaaaagaacataaaaatgaaCCGACAACCCAAAcagattttcatgtttttttgttcttaaagaacgGAAGAACGGCAAAGAACGGTGTTcggaccgttaccaaacgcaccctaagtgtttttgttttttttttttttgaaaatttttacttcTTTTCACTTCAGTAATCCTTCCAAACAAATGGAATCTTAgatgttagaaaaataaagtaaaaattgTATAAAGTACTATTGCTAATGGTATTCTAGATAGTATGTTGGATACTGAtaacaaaagtttcttttttaaccAATTGAAGAGTAAAAAGTAATCATTACGATTGATTTATACatgaaaaaaacagaaaagaaaagaaaaacaaacctTTAATAAGAGACAAACAAAAATTGAAGCTACACATTGatgatgtgtttggtatgtattcttggaatgcattctatgtcaattttgcattcttgaacaatgaaaacaactatttttatcatctgagaattcaaaatcgacttagaatgcataccaaacacagccggAGTTACCTGAGTCTTAAGTCCTTTGTGAGAAGTTGGGATATAGTGCATTAGCATTGGTATAATCACACACGTTCTGTGTGAGGAGTTCATAGTAGAAAATTTGTTTACTTATGGAGAATTTCCTTCGTTCAAAAGAGTTGTAATTATTATTAGGCGAAGGTATTCATACATGTTAAATTCTCCCATTCGACTTCATCAAATAGGGATGGCAAGGGTGTTTATGTCATTTCAAATGGATGTTTATGTCAATCTCATAGCATTTAATGTCGGTTGTGGACATGTGCGGCTGTGTATGAAAatttttgcattatttttattaggaaaaaagatctctacttattattattattaataatttGAATGACACGTTCAAGATTCTTTCACTATTTTACTTTGTTAGGAAGGTAAGAGAAAGCACATCGGTTTAAACTTTGTACTATTAGAATAGTTCTCCTTATCTATTTCTATTGGCTTTAGTCATatctatcaaaacaaataaatgaatacataagtaaaataaaaataagtctAAGAATGGAAAATAAGGGTGAAAAGTTGGAACtagaattgaaaattgaaagtgGAATGAATAAGATGAACCAAGCCAAATAAATTTCATCCAAATTCAATTATGGAATTTAGGAATCAAATAAATTTGGTCCGAATTCGGTTCTAGTTAGGTAGAACAATTGAAACCGAATAAGACCAAACCTGAACGGACCAAATTCAGTTTGAATTTCAAAAGTTTGGAATGGAACCAAACCGATTTACAAGCTTAGTAGAACATTCATACCATTTAATCTATTGCTTCTTTTGAATTCTGATAGTCCTTGATCTGTACTATCTGCAACTTTGCTACTCTCAATTTCTGCGCAACAGAACTAAGTCTAAGAGAAACTGTCACACCAATGACAAATGTGTTTGAGTTACTCTGATGCAGTGAAGTAGAAATCTCTGAATCAATCAATGGATCAAAATATTGCGGAACAAACATCTATAGAAGAGTGATAGATACATAAATCGATCATTATGTCATCggaatttgaatttgaggagagagatagacgtataaatcaatcattgtgtcattataatttttatattttttctttttttttcattcaaacataacaaattgaagaaaaaaaaataatttttgtaaTTGATTCAAACTTTTTTGATTTATGATCATCCATAAAATTTTTGTACATACAATCATCTATAAAAAGTTTTGCTAACAAACTCATGTGATGAAAGCAAGGTTTAATAATCCGGAATTGGGAttcaaaatcgacctagaacaCCCAAAATTTGGCATGTCGATCCGAAATATAACAATTCAATTGGGATTggcttctaccaaaaaaaaataaaaataaaatttgggatTGGTCTGATCCAGTTTTTAAATCACTGCCTGAAATCAATAATTCCCTCTCTCATAACCTTAAGGAGTACCAAAAAGCACCTTGGTCTACCATCGACTAATCTACATCTTTTGGGGTAACTTGCAAAACACCTTGAGGACTGTGAATAAATAGACTCATATACATTAATTGCAAGTATTAAatctttaaataaaaataaaagtctaaaacaaaaaataatttattatttcttattaaCACTTCCTAAAATAATTTAgaattttacctttttacctttGTAATATAAcatatttgtttttcttcttaataagggtaaattatgtcatttcacatgagTGCTGGAAACTATGCAAAGATGTGACaatttttgataatgatataataaTAGATCAAATAAGAAAAGGGCAATTAAAAGGTGTCAAACTCTAAATAACCTACAAGGTGTCATTTACACAGTTTGAGTgtaataaatttaaattaataagtTCTATAATCCTTGTATTTATGTCATATATGTATATAGAAAAAGGCTATATAGTCCTCTCACACTCTCGTAAGAGTGTCTCTCTTTCCTAACATGTGGACCCTCTATTTATGAATCATGCGATATCCTCTCTCCTGCTCCCATTTGTTGGGCATTAGATGTCATTACATGTCGGTGGCATGTAATATTATATAAACTTATAATGCGTACATCAAATATTAATAAGATATGAGTTGGTCCCATAATTTTATGTCGTTCTTTTGGTTatgtattttttaaatataaacatttaaaatCTGTATCgttcgtttttattttttttttatcgtttttAAAATGTTTGATCGTATTTTTTCACCTTTCCATTTGAATTTTGAGCCATTTTAATCATGccatatcattttttattttttttggcttttcttaATTTAAATAACTATATACCCAATCGACGATCAATGTTATCAATCCGGTACTCAGGGCCAGATAGAAAATATAAgagtgaaaaatataaggatgTAAAGACCAGATCAAAATCAGATGGATATAACCCCATAAAAAAAATCGAAAACCCAAAACTTTCCCATTGATTTCCTTATGTATACATGTGAAATCGAAAAATGGACCAGACTGAACACGATAGCAACTTGATTACAAAATGATAATGAAAAAGCTgataaaaaatcaaccaaaccatATCAGAATCGAATCTATGTCTAAGTTTGGTTGTCAAGAAATTGAtagaaaaaaaagtaataaaaagacaaaaatcatggtgaaacaatgattgatttatatgTCTCTtctcaaataaaaagaaataatttttttcttttctttctattcatttcttgccaaccaaacataTCGTTAGGATTTGAAGTATTTGATCTTTTGAAGTAAAAAAAGCAAGGGATTTCAAAAGCATTGTCCACATGGGGTAGTTAGCGCTAGGCGCGTGAGATACTCTCGTGTCACACTTTCAAACCCGTGTGGTTCTCCCGTGCGAAGCTCACTTCTAAAGGGTCGTAAgtagaattaaaattaaaaaaaaaataaaagaaaaaaaattacccctgtttgaagagagaggagagagagagagaagagagaggagagagagaagagagagagggggaggccACAATGGGTAAGgtagtggagaagaagaagaagaagaaaggacgACCATCTCTTTTAGATCTCCAAAAGCGAAATCTCAGACAACAACAAGAGCAgcatcaacaacaacagcaaaagcaaaaccctagatctaacCCATATTCCAATTCTAATTACAGAAACCCTATCGTTTCCAgtcctaaccctaaccctaaccctaaccctaaccgtCGATTAACTCGTCGTAACCCCTACCCTGACGGAATTCCTGCCGCAGATTCCGAGGGAGCCGTTGCCGTTGATGAGGAAGACGACGACGACGATGAGGATTCCAACGGTAAGCGTAAGGAGAAGAAGCTCAAATTCGTCCTTCGACGACTGCCTTCGAATCAGCAACCCAGATCTTCTTTGAATTCTTCACTGAATTCTGGTTCTTATGCCTCTGATTCCAATGCTGAGGATGAGAACTCTGGAACGCCTCATAAGAAGCGGAAGATTAATGTCGTTAGGGACGGATCTGGTCCCGGAGATGTGCAAAAGGTGACGAATTCATGATATGTCCTGGAAgaaatatatatttcttttagtTTGAATTGGGTTTGGGGATGTAGTGATTCGTGGGTTTTACGGATCGGGGTATTCCGATGCTGAAGGCACCATTTTTATCCCCGTAAAATCTGGATGAATTcggtttttatttatttgaaattCCCGCTTTCGTAGAATCTTTAGTCTATGTGATTTGGAATTCACTGGGAATTTGCTTTGAATTTTTTCATTGGTTTTCAGAACTGGAACTTCATTGTGTCTGATGACTAGGTCAagtatttgattttttaaatttgtttcttttttgccttttctGAAGTCTGGGGTAAGTGATAAGTTCTTTCCAATTTTAATCTCTgtatttgcttctttttttattctggATTGCATTTAATCGACTTTTACTTGCTCAAGTAATTATTTGACTATCTTTCTTGTCTTAAAAAGTTCAACTTCGTCTTTTCTCCAAATATGTTCGTTCAATTTTCCACTGGTCTATTCTTCAGTTATCAGAGAAATATTCTGTTATTTCTTTAAACTGATTGCTGGGTGAATCTTTCAGGGAGAAAATGCGAAGTCTGCCTCGAAAGGGGAAGAGTCAGGTTCGCTATCAATCTCGTTTTCCTCGCCAAAAAAGACATTCTTGAAAGCTGGAATTTcctatttattatatttatttattttttgtgaacAGAGTCACCATTGGAGTCCGGACCCACAACACCTTTACCGGACAAAAAGTTGCTGGTGTTCATCCTTGACAGGCTTCAAAAGTGCGTTGTAGCTTCTCagatattttcctctttttcaccAATCCTCGTTTGACAGTTGATTCTGTATGTACTGAGGCTTCCCATCCTACATGCAGGAAGGACACTTATGGAGTGTTCTCTGACCCGGTGAATCCAGACGAAGTGCGTTTTTGGGAGTAAAAACATTTATTTCAGAAATTTGTATAATTCTTGTCCTTTGTTTGACCTGGAAATTCTTTTTGCAGCTGCCAGACTACCATGAAGTCATTGAACATCCAATGGATTTTGGGACTGTGAGGAAGAAATTGGCTGGAGGAGCCTATGCGAACTTGGAACAATTTGAGGTAGGTTAACAACTTATTACGATACTGTAGCTGACTGTTGAACATTGTGAAGTGCACAGTATGTGCATTtcaaaaaagggcatacccagtgcacgaggctcccaccactacaGAGTCTGGGGCATTTCATTTAAGGATCAAGAGAAATAAATTGGGGAGGGGGGTTGTTGTGTGAATTACGCGTGACATTCAAACAAATAATCCTTTCTTCAGTAATTGTTCTGAAACTTGGGCTCTgctctgttttttctttctttgcttttgtGTTTATGTTATGTGcatgggggtgggggttgaATTATGCCTGGCATTCAAACGGATAATCCTTTCTCCAGTAATTGTTCTGAAACTTGGCCTCTGCtctgttgtttctttcttttcttttgtgtttatgttatgtgtgtgtgtgtgtgtgtgtgtgagagagagagagagagagagagagacaaggtCCTCTCCTTGCAGTTTAAATTTTTACTCCCTTGTACTCAATCTACTAAAGATGTGAAGGGATTCCAAGGCTATCCCTGCATAGAACTTAGTCTTAAACTAACAGAGAGAATGAAATAGTTGGAATCCCCTGGCAGCAAATTCAGAGGAAATCGAAACTGGTTGAACAAGTAAAAGATTCCTAACTTTGCAAGATTGTGGACaaattctttttgggtttggagacCTTATCAGGATAACGGGAGAATGTTTGATTCTTCCCGGCCTAATGAACTTTGGACCAGAATGtgatacccccccccccccaccccgccaaaaaaaaaaaaaaaacccatccccCATGTTGTGGCCATCTCTTGGCGTTGGTACTTAATTGTTTTGGAGATAGACCCCTACCATATAAGGGCTTATAATGCCTCAAGGTAGAGATTTTTTTcaataaggctgagtttgttgttgttgttgtagagatctttttcaatatggttttttttttttaaattttaattttatttgctATTCGAACCCGGGAAAAAGTGAATTTTTCATAGAAGAATTTATTTTTAGATCATTATGCTTGCTTTTTCCTCGTGtactttttgcttttttcttGTCTGTCATTATTGTTCTATATGTTTGCATCTTGGTTCATTGGCTTGAAACTGATTTGAGTTGCATTTAGGTTATCATACTAGAGGATTCAAAGAATACAAATTAGGTTCTTGGTTGTTTTGTTTAAGTGTGATCCTTTCTTTCATCTAGTTAGtgttttttccttaattttatgaATCTAAAATGATCGCAGTGCAAGATGGAATATGTAGCGTCCTTGATACTTTGTTGGCATTTTGCACAAGAAAATCAACCCTTCCTGAATTGGTTTGAAATAGCTTTTCTTCCCCTGTAAACTTATGGTCAGTGAAAACTTTACACCAAAATGTTGCTTTTTATGTTTGATTTGTGAAAAGGAATAGCCTAGTGTATTTCAGTGGCTATTGGTTATGCCTAATTTATCTGACTTGTTGTAGGCACTCGAGTGCTGTTTTTTAATTTGTCCTCAAAACTGAATTAGAAGCTTTTCTTGAGCTCGTACATTATAAATAGTTAATGAACCATAAAGCTGATTTTACTTTGTTGCAGGCATGAGAATTGCTATATATTAgtgttttacttttatttttcatttctatTTAGCCAGTAACACTCGTCTAATAGAAAATTGAACCTTGTATGATGCTTGTTTTATTGATTTAACCTGGATATAATTCTCCACAGGCTTCAACACCATGATGGAGGTCCCCCCCTAGAGGAAACTTTTGTTGGTGGGAGTATTTTATGTGTGTTGTTTCATGTTTGTGTATATGGAACACATTTTCTCTCTCACACTGTGTGGCACTAGAATACAATGTCTTTGGTGACATGGCTTGTTTATATTCCACTAGAATAACACCTCTGGGTTTTTTTAGTgatgtaataataaaaatttgataAGTGTCTTTCTGGTATGTTTTGGATGATGTTATACATATATTACAGTTACTTCTTTGAAATGGATGATATTTACTGTGATGTCTTCCTATGTTAATTCTTAAGGTTGATCCcaatatttaatttaatggtGATCCTCCCAATCACTGCTGAAAGATAAAAATTATTTGTCCTTGAAATAGTAGAAAACGAGTTGAtgagtatatatatttttttgtggaTGTTATCATGCAGAAAGATGTCTTATTGATCTGTTCAAATGCAATGAAATATAATGCACCGGATACCATTTACTACCGACAGGTATAACTTCTAAACTTATTTCATTGTCATATTCAGACTATATTTGTGAGCTTCATGAGCAAATTATTTTCCTTCTCCCAGGCACGATCTATGCTAGAGCTGGCACAAAAGAATTTTGATAATTTGAGGCAAGATAGTGAAGATAATGAACCAGAACCAAAAGTAGTGAGGCGAGGTAGACCACCAACCAAACACCTGAAAAAACAACTAGGAAAGCCTCCTTTTGAGCGTGCTGGCTCTGAATTTTCTTCTGATGCTACTCTTGCTACTTTGGGAGACAATTCCAACTGGCAAAACAATTATGATCAAAGAAAAGGATCTCTTTCAGATAGGACTGGGCTTTCTGATGCATCAGGGAGGATTTTTCATGGATCCCACAACAGTGAAGCTTATACTAGTTGGTTAAATGAGCGGAAATATGAGAAGAATGAAGAATTTCCAGGTCTGAAGCTTTGATAATCTGGTACAATGTTATCCCTGTTTTTTTTGCTGGTGGCATTCTCTTGATGCTTTCCTCTCTCTTTGCAGGGTCTGGGTTGAAAGGTATGTCAGTGAAGTATGGGAAGAAGCAGTTTGTTTCAGATGAAAGCAGGCGCAACACCTACAAGCAGTTCCATCCATCAGTTGTTGGATGCAAGCCATCAGTATTTACTGTCTTTGATGGGGAGCCAAAGCAGCTAATGACTGTAAGTGAAgtactttctttgttttttaaataattttctttcAAAGAGGAAATTATAGGCTACCCACTAGTACTGATAAGATTGTTCATCGGTACACATGACATTGTGTGGAGAGTCGGGAGCTGCCATTCATAGGTCCCACCAAGATGATTTCCTATGTAAATTTAATCATGTTTGGTGTCTTCAGTCTTCACTATTTGGGAGTGCAGTAAGTAAGAGTGATATTTCAAACAGTTACAGGAAAGACCTGATTGTTCGTTTGGGAGTATTCAGATCATTCAATTATAGTAAACTTGGCAATACTGTGTCAGGACCCATTGAATGGGAGATTCTGCAGTTGCACCTGTTAGTGCAGCTCTATACTATTTCcccattttcattttattgtgaCCTGAATTTCTGAATTGTGGGCTTTGCTTCATCTGAATCAGGTGGGGCTTCAGGCGGAATTTGGTTATGCAAGGAGCTTGGCTCGCtttgctgcaaatcttgggccTGTTGCTTGGAAGGTTGCCTCCCAGAAGATTGAAAGGGCATTGCCTCCTGGACTGCAGTTTGGTCCTGGTTGGGTAGGAGAAAATGAGGCGCCACAGCCACGGCCACAAGTACAAGCACCATCTCCACCTGTGCAGCTGCTACCGCATTCCTCTTCCTTACCAAAGATCTTAGCATCAACTGCTACCTCTCATGCAGGTGACCCTAAAGCAGGTAGAACATCAGAAAAAGACTCTTCGAATAACTCTGCATCAGATGGCATTCATTGCAAGCCTCCCCCACCGTCTACTGCAGCCTCTTCTGCGTTCCATATTAGAAGTAGAACTCCTGAACCAACTACAGTAGCAGAAGCTGCTGGAGGATTAAATTATGATAGTGGGTTCAGTTTATTGAATAGCAGTGGTGGTACAATCAAGCCTAGGCCTCCCTTTCAGATTCATCAGAGTCCTCCAATCCAGAACACTATGAATGGTTTAAGTGGGGGAATTGGGTTTAATGTTTCACCTCAGATGGGGAAACTGTTAAGGCCAGGCAGGCCAGCAGGTACCTTTGGTTCAGAGGCTACAATGGCTTCAGGAATGGTTGGCATGGTTGCCCGAAGCAATAACTTTGCCCATTCAACACCTGTTGGCCATTCAGAATCCGAGGACAAGAAGTTGTCGGCAAGTTCAAATACAGTGAGTTCAGGGGTTGCGTTGCCAGATTCCAACCAAGAATCACAGTTGGTACCTGGAGTGGTGCACCGGAAGACATCGTGGGGTGGATTGTCGTTGCACCAGAAAACAGATTCAGTTCCACCTGACCTGAATGTTAGATTTCAATCACCAGGATCTCCAAGTTCCAGTGTTCCGGTTGATTCACCTCAGCCAGATTTAGTATTGCAGCTCTGAGGATCGTTTAGTTATTCTTCTTTGGCAATTAGTCGGAGTTGGGAGCTCCTGGGAATAGGAGGGAGGCATAGGGAGTCTCTCTAGATAAGCTGGTAGGGCATAGTCACACCTAATTGTGTTGTAAAAGAGTAGGGGGAGGTTTGTACAGATTAATGTATTCTAATTTTATGGTTCAAATTTAGGAGGAAAAGCCCGAAAAAGAAAAGTTCtatttgtattatttttatagTTACATGATGATTCAAGGGTTTTTGGTTCCAAACTACAACTTCTGACTGAAATAACAGTCCGGTGATACATCAGATTTGCTAATCCCAATCCATAATATACAAGGAATTTCGATGTATGTATGATGCCATGTCAATCAACCTATCAGTGTCCGTTCTATGCAGTCTAAGACATCACCCCTCATTCGGGGCAGCTGTACTACAGAGGGCCTAAGCACATCAATGGCCACTAAATGCAGTAATCCAGTGGAAGAAACCACTCTCCAGCAAGGGAAATCACTCCCCAACTCTCCATCGCATTTATGAGCATTCAATGATGCCTGCCAAAGAAGAGCTACTATCGATATAGGGGACCTCACCTCAATAAAGGGCTCTCCATACGAGACTCTCCACGTTAGAAACAGAGAAACACTCCGCCTCCTCACGATAAGAAGGTTCCTCCATTGGTCACATCAGGACATCTACATTGACACTACGCCCCAAAGGGATCAAGCCCTATAAATGGGAAGGTAACACCTCATAGAAGGGGATCAAAGTCTTGAAACTCTTAGGATGCGTTTGGTTGCATAAATTTCTGGATGTTTTCAACATTCAAATGTAACATCCATAGATTAGAGTATCTGTGGATTTGGAATTTCTGGGTGCCTGCTTTAGTTCTctatttggttaccctgattctgaaCCTGAATCTACaagaataactgtttggttacttCACCTTTGCAGCCATTTCAAGTTATTTTCTGTCATTAGGTTCTCAGTTCAATTTTCTATCAAGCTTTGCATATTGTATAATTAGTGCTGCCTGATATGTAGTTGCTGGTAATTGTGGTGTTCTCAGCTGCTAAAAGACGACTTGCC harbors:
- the LOC122660117 gene encoding uncharacterized protein LOC122660117 yields the protein MGKVVEKKKKKKGRPSLLDLQKRNLRQQQEQHQQQQQKQNPRSNPYSNSNYRNPIVSSPNPNPNPNPNRRLTRRNPYPDGIPAADSEGAVAVDEEDDDDDEDSNGKRKEKKLKFVLRRLPSNQQPRSSLNSSLNSGSYASDSNAEDENSGTPHKKRKINVVRDGSGPGDVQKGENAKSASKGEESESPLESGPTTPLPDKKLLVFILDRLQKKDTYGVFSDPVNPDELPDYHEVIEHPMDFGTVRKKLAGGAYANLEQFEKDVLLICSNAMKYNAPDTIYYRQARSMLELAQKNFDNLRQDSEDNEPEPKVVRRGRPPTKHLKKQLGKPPFERAGSEFSSDATLATLGDNSNWQNNYDQRKGSLSDRTGLSDASGRIFHGSHNSEAYTSWLNERKYEKNEEFPGSGLKGMSVKYGKKQFVSDESRRNTYKQFHPSVVGCKPSVFTVFDGEPKQLMTVGLQAEFGYARSLARFAANLGPVAWKVASQKIERALPPGLQFGPGWVGENEAPQPRPQVQAPSPPVQLLPHSSSLPKILASTATSHAGDPKAGRTSEKDSSNNSASDGIHCKPPPPSTAASSAFHIRSRTPEPTTVAEAAGGLNYDSGFSLLNSSGGTIKPRPPFQIHQSPPIQNTMNGLSGGIGFNVSPQMGKLLRPGRPAGTFGSEATMASGMVGMVARSNNFAHSTPVGHSESEDKKLSASSNTVSSGVALPDSNQESQLVPGVVHRKTSWGGLSLHQKTDSVPPDLNVRFQSPGSPSSSVPVDSPQPDLVLQL